A window of the Lolium perenne isolate Kyuss_39 chromosome 7, Kyuss_2.0, whole genome shotgun sequence genome harbors these coding sequences:
- the LOC127323747 gene encoding monothiol glutaredoxin-S10-like, translated as MPPPCPTLCRLPAASLGLPWSRPSIATPRLALAARRARAVAARASSSSPDSSFGSRMEDSVKKTLADNPVVIYSKSWCSYSMEVKGLFKRLGVEPHVIELDHLGAQGPQLQKVLERLTGQSTVPNVFIGGKHIGGCTDTVKLHRKGELATMLTELDIKVNNSS; from the exons ATGCCGCCGCCGTGCCCTACCCTCTGCCGCCTCCCGGCGGCGAGCCTCGGCCTCCCCTGGTCGCGCCCATCAATAGCCACCCCCCGCCTCGCCCTCGCCGCGCGCCGCGCCAGGGCCGTCGCCGCCAGGGCCTCCTCTTCCTCGCCGGACTCCTCCTTCGGCTCGCGGATGGAGGACTCCGTCAAGAAGACGCTCGCCGACAACCCCGTCGTCATCTACTCCAAGTCGTGGTGCTC GTATTCCATGGAGGTCAAGGGTCTCTTCAAGCGGCTCGGCGTGGAGCCCCATGTCATCGAGCTCGACCATCTCG GTGCTCAGGGACCACAGCTGCAAAAGGTGTTAGAGAGGTTGACTGGACAGTCCACTGTTCCTAATGTTTTCATCG GTGGAAAGCACATTGGTGGCTGCACAG ATACCGTGAAGCTTCATCGCAAGGGGGAGCTAGCTACAATGCTGACGGAATTGGACATCAAAGTGAATAATTCATCATGA
- the LOC127323866 gene encoding GDSL esterase/lipase LTL1 gives MAALAVLLVMAMAVLAAATAATATTPRPFFVFGDSLVDSGNNNYLVTTARADSPPYGIDHPTHRATGRFSNGLNVPDIISEHLGAEPVLPYLSPHLDGRKLLVGANFASAGVGILNDTGIQFVNIIRMEKQLRYFEQYQNRVRRLIGEEATRRLVRSALVLITLGGNDFVNNYYLLPFSARSREFALPDYVSYLISEYRTILQQLHGLGARRVLVTGSGPIGCAPAELATRSANGECDIELQRAAALYNPQLVRMTRELNAQFGSDVFIAVNAYRMHMDFISAPAAYGFITSKVACCGQGPYNGVGLCTAFSSICPDRSLYAFWDNFHPTERANRIIVSQFMAGSPDYMHPLNLSTILAMDAAAATTAMP, from the exons ATGGCTGCGCTTGCCGTCCTCCTCGTCATGGCGATGGCCGTCTtagcagcagcaacggcggcgacggcgaccacTCCTCGCCCCTTCTTCGTGTTCGGCGACTCTCTAGTGGACAGCGGCAACAACAACTACCTGGTGACCACGGCGCGCGCCGACTCGCCGCCCTACGGCATCGACCACCCGACCCACCGCGCCACCGGCCGCTTCTCCAACGGCCTCAACGTCCCCGACATCATCAGCGAGCACCTCGGCGCCGAGCCCGTGCTCCCCTACCTCAGCCCCCACCTCGACGGCCGCAAGCTCCTCGTCGGCGCCAACTTCGCCTCCGCCGGCGTCGGCATCCTCAACGACACCGGCATCCAGTTT GTGAACATCATCCGGATGGAGAAGCAGCTGCGCTACTTCGAGCAGTACCAGAACCGGGTGCGGCGGCTGATCGGCGAGGAGGCGACGCGGCGGCTGGTGCGGAGCGCGCTGGTGCTCATCACGCTCGGCGGCAACGACTTCGTCAACAACTACTACCTGCTGCCCTTCTCCGCGCGGTCGCGCGAGTTCGCGCTCCCGGACTACGTCAGCTACCTCATCTCCGAGTACAGGACCATCCTCCAGCAGCTCCACGGCCTGGGCGCCCGCCGCGTCCTCGTCACGGGCTCCGGCCCCATCGGCTGCGCGCCGGCGGAGCTAGCCACGCGGAGCGCCAACGGGGAGTGCGACATCGAGCTGCAGCGCGCGGCGGCGCTCTACAACCCGCAGCTGGTGCGGATGACCAGGGAGCTCAACGCGCAGTTCGGCTCGGACGTGTTCATCGCCGTCAACGCCTACCGCATGCACATGGACTTCATCTCGGCGCCGGCGGCGTACGGCTTCATCACCTCCAAGGTGGCGTGCTGCGGCCAGGGCCCGTACAACGGCGTTGGGCTGTGCACCGCGTTTTCCAGCATCTGCCCGGACCGCTCCCTCTACGCCTTCTGGGACAACTTCCACCCTACCGAGAGGGCCAACCGCATCATCGTCAGCCAGTTCATGGCCGGCTCGCCGGACTACATGCACCCGCTCAACCTCTCCACCATCCTCGCCatggacgccgccgccgccaccaccgcgaTGCCATGA
- the LOC127323908 gene encoding bifunctional TH2 protein, mitochondrial: MRHLLRLRLPLRLRPNPATKSSFSPLSSASSWSSTRTSPTNHHHHKQQMSPSSSSAAAVAEGSAARRFWIAAATREAAFAAYTPFLVALAAGSLPLDSFRHYLAQDTHFLHAFARAYEMAEECADDDDDKANITALRQAVLRELNLHSSVLQEWGVDPTKEIPPNPATTKYTDFLLATAAGKVDGGKGSNKMVTPFEKTKIAAYTVGAMTPCMRLYAYLGKELGFLLKQDENHPYKKWINTYAATDFEGNALRIEELLDKLSVSLTGEELEILGKLYQQAMRLEVAFFSAQLLDEPIVAPLTRYRDPKDKLVIFSDFDLTCTVVDSSAILAEIAILSHQKASQTGSDNLVNRTKSADLRNSWNMLSNQYTEEHEQCIERLLPPEEAKSLDYDQLYKGLEVLSEFERQANSRVIDSGVLSGMNLDDIRKAGERLILQDGCRNFFQKIGETRENLNLDIHILSYCWCAELIRSAFSSVGCLDGLNLHSNEFVFEGSVSTGKINRKIESPLDKVEKFKSIKSDLDSTTPSLSVYIGDSVGDLLCLLEADIGIVVGSSTTLRRVGKQFGVSFVPLLPGLIEKQRQLGKQEASVFKARSGVLHTVSSWSEVQAFILGNDFS; the protein is encoded by the exons ATGCGCCatcttctccgcctccgcctcccgctccGGCTCCGCCCAAACCCAGCTACCAAATCCTCCTTCTCCCCCTTGTCCTCCGCCTCTTCTTGGTCAAGCACGCGCACCAGCCCcaccaaccaccaccaccacaagcAGCAGATgtcgccgtcctcctcctccgcggcCGCCGTCGCCGAGGGCTCCGCCGCGCGCCGcttctggatcgccgccgccacgCGGGAGGCCGCCTTCGCCGCCTACACGCCCTTCCTCGTCGCCCTCGCCGCGGGCTCCCTCCCGCTCGACTCCTTCCGCCACTACCTCGCGCAGGACACCCACTTCCTCCACGCCTTCGCGCGCGC CTACGAGATGGCCGAGGAGTgcgccgacgacgacgatgacaagGCCAACATCACCGCCCTTCGCCAGGCCGTACTCCGCGAGCTCAACCTCCACTCCTCCGTACTCCAG GAGTGGGGAGTTGATCCTACAAAAGAGATCCCTCCAAACCCAGCAACAACCAAGTACACTGATTTCTTACTTGCAACTGCAGCTGGAAAAGTCGATGGTGGGAAAGGTTCTAATAAAATGGTCACACCATTCGAGAAGACAAAAATTGCTGCATACACTGTTGGGGCCATGACTCCGTGCATGAGGCTCTATGCATATCTGGGCAAGGAACTCGGCTTTCTCCTCAAACAAGATGAAAATCACCCATACAAGAAATGGATCAATACATACGCGGCAACTGATTTTGAG GGTAATGCACTTCGAATAGAAGAGTTGCTTGACAAGCTGAGTGTCTCGTTAACTGGCGAGGAGCTTGAGATTCTTGGGAAGCTCTACCAACAAGCTATGAGACTGGAAGTTGCCTTTTTTTCCGCTCAGCTCCTAGACGAACCTATTGTAGCTCCACTTACAAGATATCGTGATCCCAAAGACAAGCTTGTGATCTTTTCTGATTTTGACTTGACATGCACTGTTGTTGATTCATCTGCCATTCTGGCGGAGATAGCAATTTTGTCACACCAAAAGGCTAGTCAGACTGGTTCCGATAATCTCGTTAACCGTACAAAATCGGCAGACCTCAGAAATTCATGGAATATGCTATCTAATCAGTACACTGAAGAGCACGAGCAATGCATTGAAAGATTACTTCCTCCAGAAGAAG CGAAGTCACTAGACTATGATCAACTTTACAAAGGTTTGGAAGTGCTATCAGAATTTGAGAGACAAGCAAACTCCAGGGTTATTGATTCTGGTGTCCTGAGTGGAATGAACTTAGATGACATCAGAAAAGCTGGGGAGCGGCTTATTCTGCAAGATGGTTGTCGAAATTTCTTTCAGAAAATTGGAGAGACAAGGGAGAACCTCAATTTAGATATCCATATTCTTTCCTATTGCTGGTGTGCAGAGCTTATCAGATCAGCTTTTTCGTCAG TTGGTTGTCTGGATGGATTAAACCTACATTCCAACGAGTTTGTCTTTGAGGGATCTGTTTCAACTGGTAAAATCAACAGAAAAATAGAGTCTCCATTAGACAAAGTTGAGAAGTTCAAGAGCATCAAAAGTGACCTGGACAGTACAACACCATCATTGTCTGTTTATATTGGGGACTCTGTTGGAGATTTGCTTTGCTTGTTGGAAGCAGATATTGGTATTGTTGTTGGATCAAGCACAACCTTGCGAAGAGTGGGCAAACAGTTTGGTGTTTCTTTTGTTCCATTGCTCCCTGGTTTGATAGAGAAGCAAAGGCAGCTCGGGAAGCAAGAGGCGTCCGTCTTCAAGGCGCGGTCTGGAGTTCTTCATACAGTTTCTAGCTGGTCAGAGGTGCAGGCTTTCATTCTGGGAAATGATTTCAGCTGA